The DNA segment ATGGGATGCAGTTAAGCTAAGCAGCGCATGGCTTTTTTTTCAACTGCTAGAGAAAAGTAGACTTCCCAGAGGGAAAAATGTTTCAGATATACTCTAGAGAGCACTGCATGTCTGATATGAGAATTTGaacactttttaatattttcaaaacaaattgaaagataaaattttcCAATGGTAAAAAAATTGCACAGAAATTACCTCCATTTTCTGTAGAATTATATTTTATAGAGATATTATAATTTTCCTGAACATTTCTCAACATCTCTTCTGGGAAAATTCTGGTTGGCTTGGAGAAGCATACCCTTAACAGGGCaattgttttttaattacatattttattgttttgtctTCTCATTTCTCAGTCAAGATACTGAATagctttggaattttttttaaaacatacagtGAATCTGAGaagtaaaatgtaaataatgGAGAGACAGTATCAGGTGTAAACATGTTACTTTGAAAAGCACTACCAAAATATCCTTTAATACTTTGGCCTGTATGAAAATGACACAACTTTAAACTCTATACAAGACCTTGTCAGAAATTCTCCTCTCATACCCTTTCTCTCAATTTaattgtttggggctttttaattTAATCAGTATTAAGCTGCTGCAAACGAAGTCCAATTATTAATGAAGGCACTTTTGTCATTAAACTGTAGGATAAACTACAAATGTTCTTATTCTTAAATGATCAAGGAGTTAATGGTACTGTTATTGTAGGACTTGATTAACTTGAGTTCATTTATTACTCACTGATGAGAAAGGACACCTTGAAGCCTTCTTACTGCACCATGTAATTACAAAAATTGTCCAGCAGATGAACCATTACAAATTAACTTCTGTGAAAGGGAGATGTTTCTGCATCACTGTCATGTGAAAGGAAGCCCTGAATGGCAACATGGCCAGCCTTGCCCACAGATCTGAACAATACAGTGGTTTTAATGTCAGATTATGTTACATAATCATCTGTCTGCGTATATCTGTATTTTTAGGCTACAAGTGACCTGGAAAACTATGATAAGACTCGCCATGAGGAGTTTAAGAAATATGAGATGATGAAAGAACATGAGAGAAGAGAGTATTTAAAAACACTGGatgaagaaaagaggaagaaagaagaatcCAAATTtgaagagatgaagaaaaaacatGGAGATCACCCTAAAGTTCACCATCCAGTAAGGCCACAGCCTGTTCTTAGGTGACTGAGTGTGAGCTTTCCAGAGAGAAAAAGCTAATACACAGAAGGGTGTATTTTGTTTGTTCTCATCCTTTGCCTCCTCTTACTGATATGGGAGCAGAGAGTGGGCCCACTGTATAAACTCCCATTTTTTCTGTACAGATGTCTTATTTGCTGCCAAAATTCTTACACAGACACTGAAATTCATAAGGAAGAAGCCAGACCAGTATTCAAAACTGTAGGGATGCCTACATGGTATGCCTGGCCTGCAAGGAGCAGCATCACAGTACCGTTTGCTCTAGGAAAGGCAAAATAATTCAGCTCTCTTCAGCTGTTGTTTCTGGATGGGGCTGTGTGGCCATGGCTGATTATTACAGGTGCTCCTTTCCACAGAATATGCATTTCCTTTACACTCCCACTTTCCCTGGGCCTTTAGCCTAATGAAAGTATTAGACTTGAccaaaaaggaaggaaagaaaatgccgCTGATTCCTTTTGCCACGTGACTAGTCAGCAAATAAAGCAAGCCTTTCAGATAATCCATAATGCAAAGGTAATGCAGAGAAATGACACTAAATTGTCTTTTGAATAGTTTTTCTTTGTAACCAATCTATAGGGAAGCAAAGATCAACTGAAAGAGGTGTGGGAAGAAGCAGATGGACTAGATCCTAATGAATTTGAccccaaaacatttttcaaattgCACGGTAAGAGGTTTAGTTTTAATTTACTGAACAAGTGAAGTGACTTTGTTATATTGTGCTGAGGACAAGTTTGTCATATGTTAGGATAAAGTCTTACACCTCAAGCAACTTGGGTGAATCTGAACAGTacagaggagaaaatatttgttaCTGTTTGTAAATTTCATGCAATGTTTTAAAtggagtttaaaaataaaaaacattcaGAGTTTTGTTTAACGACTTCTAAAATCATACAGGCAAAACCCAGTAGTGATTTCTTAGGGAAGTATGGGTACTTAGAGGGCTGTCTATAGGTATATCTTTGGTTGCACAGTAGGTACTGGGAATTAACCCTCAGAAATGTGTGTAGGGGCAAAACCTGCTTTCTCATCATCTCTGCAGATATAAGTACCAGACACCCCTAATCTTTGGAATGCTCATAGAAGGGCCAAGCCTCTTCAGAAGTTGCAATATTCCCTTGATAAAGCAAAACCCTTCTAATCCTGCCTCTAGATTTCTGAGGAATGGGCAGTTAGAAATAACAAGCAGTAGCAGATATAAGGGTGCGTCTCAATGAATGCCTTGCTTTACATCTGATGGTGTCACCAAGAAACTTTATGTTCTGATATTGTTAAATGCTTCATCATAAGGTGCCTCTGAGTAGATCCTGCCTGGAACTAGGCTGCAAAGGGTTGAAGAGTATACAGAATTTGACTAATCTCAAAGATGATTTAGATAAAGAAAAGTGTTCTAGTTTGAGCTTGAACTTTTATCTCagtttataatatataataagcGTGTATtattacagaatcatagaatgactTGGGTTCTTAATGATCATCTTAATGATCATCCAATTTTAGTTACTAAATCTTATCTCTTCTTTCTATAAGATTTTGAAAGATAGCTTTATGAAAATTTTTGGTAGCTTGTTTGTGCAAAATCTACCAAAAcagaaagagctgaaatcacctGTTGCCTTACAGCTTAGTATATGGAAGACTTCAAAGCAATTACACAAAAATACTGGGTAATACTGGGTAATTTGAAGTGGatagtttattttcatttcagaggTAGTGTAACAGTATTCAGAGCACAATGTAGGATAAAAGATGGATCGTTAATTATCAAGTATTCTCCTCTCTGCATTTGTTATGAAAAGTCATCTTACACTTATCTCAAGTACTCCATATTTATGTAGattttaatgtaattattttaagtttttaaggAGTCATATTGTCAGTAAAAGTTTTTCTGCAGAATCTTGTTGCTCACTCCTGAGTCTAATTACAAATCTAGTGGTTAAATGGGGACAACTTGTTCTCAGCAATATTTTTTGGCAGTTGCAGTCTGCGCAATCCTGCGGTGACCTATTTCAGTTTGCTAATCTAAGAAGTAGAGAGATTGCTCCAGACCTGTCCAACCAACCAAAAGTGACATTCCAGCCAATGCCTGATAAAAACCTAAACAGAAGAAACAGGCTATGTAACCAGCTTTTTGTTAGATGTGTACACTGATCCTTACTTAACTCTTGGAGATCTATTATGTGTATTATGTGAGTTTCTATATGTACTcaacttgtatttttaaaacttctttttgTAGATGTCAATAATGATGGTTTCCTGGATGAGCAAGAATTAGAAGCTCTATTTACtaaagaggtaaaaaaaacTACTGAGAATCTTAACTTCTATCAGTAAATGGTTACAGGGATGTCTGTTTCTCCCAAGTATATTTGGGGGGCTTTGGACTACAAAATAGAGTATTCATGCCAAGTTTTATGCATCCTTAATATTTGTACAAAAATGTAAAACCTATCAGCAGGCAAAATAAAGTAGTTGAAGCATAGGAGTCAGACATCAGAAATCTAGTGCTCATGTATTTTTCTCTCCTAGGCTTGCTGGAGATTCTATAACAAATTTGCAGGATAGGTATTACCTGTGTTAATTACAATGTAGAGAGCTGCACTGCCTAGATGCAGCCTCATAAGGGTTCTGAAGCTTGGCACCTGTGCTCAATCAGTGTTCATCAACAAGTCTGATGAGAAAAAGGCTCACACTTGTGTGTCTtggctcagggacagcactgTGGAAGTGGCTACagaaatttaatatattttacgTCTGGCTAGTTTGAAGCACATGTACATCTGATAAAATATACAGGCTCTTAGTTTCTTTAAACCGATAAAATAGACAGGCTCTTAGTTTCTTTAAGCCTTGGTTTGTTGTCTGAAAATTTAACTCTGGTACAATAATTTGCCATAATCTCCTTCACTACAATGATGACACAATGCAGTCTTTTTGACAGGTGTCTTACTGTTTTATAGTTTTGTAGTGTAAAAACTGGGGCCTTAAAATTACCTGTGTCTGGGCAAGTAAAGCTCAGTGTCTGAGAAAGCCAAGTAGAAGCACATAAGCATGAACTCTCCAGAAAGGCATTGTACAAGAAGAGAAGTGAACCATTAAATTTGGCCCTGAATTTGTCTTGTGATACCCTGAATGCTTACGGAGTCAGCCACTCTCTCCCATTCCAGAAACCACATGGAACTTCTGCCTGCTTTGAATCAAGTGTAGGATTAGACTTTGCACACTGAGGTCAACTTGACTGTGACATCCACAGCACTGAATTGTAACAGACCACATGAATTAACTGAAAACTTCATTCTTAGGAATGAAAGGCTCACTTGTTGCTTAAATACTGTtctgaaaagggaaaattgcACACAGAGAGATCATCTCACACCACTTTTCCAGATATGCTCTGCCATTTGAATGACCAGCCTTTTTTTCAAACTAATATGTACTAATTTTCAATTTCAGTTAGAAAAAGTTTATGATCCCAAGAATGAAGAGGATGACATGGTTGAAATGGAAGAAGAAAGGCTGAGAATGAGAGAACACGTAAtgaatgaggtgggggctgatTCTCTTCTTTGTTCAAAAGATACAGTTCTTCTAACATGAAGTGTTGTCCAAGTGCAGCAGAAAGGGATGGCCTGTCACACTGAGTGCTGCTTGTGCTGGGATTATGCCAAGTTACAATTCTCAAGCCCTGTCCCTGTATTCTGATGTAATGCCTGCTGACTAGTTTTTATTTAAGGAGTTCCAGAGAAGGAATTGTTCTATAGCCTtggttatttaaaaatactgagatACAACAGAAATTCCTTGTGAGTTGTGGGTCAAACAAGGAAGACTTGAAGTGTGCTTTGGACCTTGGCAAAAGGGTAAGATTAGGTGTGAGAAGAGGGAGTAGAGCAATGTCCTCTTTCATTTAGCTCAGCTTTGTGCCTTTAAAAGGGGGCTCAGAGCTCAAGCTATCACCTGTGGCAGTGAAAACCTTCACTGGGTCTGATGGGTTTTCAGCTCAGGAGATACAGGAATGGAAAGGGGGTGTTTAGAACCACTGTGTTTTCCACCCATTATATTTCTGTATTCAACTGTATTCCTTAAACTTGAGGAACAGAGCAAGCCTGGTCATCTATTAGTCATAAAGGGAAGcatttcctccctttcccttaAAGGATTCCAACACAATTCagttgggtgggatttttgttttacaaaacCTCCTCCTCCAACAGTAGAGATAATTTTGTAACTGTGAGTCAGAGTAGTTACCAGAAAGctacaaaactttttttctcaaaaaacatCATACATTCCACTATTAGTGTTTGGACTGTAAGCACAAGTGTTTCCAATAAAGCCAGAGAATTTTGAAGTAAAACGTCAGGATTTACTTTGTAGTTCTATTTTTGTTAAGCTACTAAGCTTGGGAGAGGagttttcagaaaatgttgTGGGCACTCCCTTGAAAATGAgacataaaaaaattgaaaatggtTGTATTTGAttgattaaataaaaacattggcTCCTCCAAAACCTGTCCTTTAGCTTGAGCttgatttttttacttcaaataGGTTGACATCAACAAGGACCGGTTAGTGACTTTGGAAGAGTTCCTGCgagctacagaaaaaaaagaatttttggaGCCAGACAGCTGGGAGGTAATGAAAGTGTGTTCCAAGTACAACATGCAACACCATTACCAGCACTTGGAGCAGGAAACCAAACGGCTGCCTGTgacctttggtttttttcagctctgcttTGGTATGTGTGTCGTTAAGCCCCTCAGCTGAAGGTAGCATTCAGCTGCCTAAATGTAATGCAGATGTGAATTCCACAAAGGGAAAAGGTCTGGCGCCACCCCGGGGATTCGGGAAGAGCTTTTCACACGTGCCTTTCAAATGGAAATGGACGTTTTGTTTATCAATCACTTCAAAGGGAAGATAAGATCTGGAAGAAAGAGGATATTTTTCTCCTACATCTAAATCCATAGTAGAGTTTTGTTGAGAAAACAGCTGAGAAATGACTATTTTGCGGTTTTCATTGAGTGTACAGTGTCATGGCTCACTGTTTTGTTGTGAGGGTATTTTAGTGAACTGTGCAAGAATTTcagtaagaaaataataaaacccaCGCTTTCCTGGCTAAGTATTCATGCTTGTATGTATTTTCTTGCAGACACTAGATCAACAGCAGCTCTTCACTGAGGACGAGCTGAAGGAATTTGAAAATCACATTTCCCAGCAGGAAGATGAACTTAGAAAGAAGGCAGAAGAACTTcagaaacagaaggaagagCTACAGAGGCAGCACGATCAGCTTCAGGCTCAGAAACAAGAGCTTCAGCAGGTACGTGTGAGGACAGCATATATCTGTTCTCCTCTTTTCTTTGTCCTTGTGTGTGTAATGGCTCTTCACAATTCCCAGCGCTGGAgatttacttttatttctcatatGAGTCCCAGCTGAATCCTAAACTAATGGTACCACAGCAAATAATAGTCTGGTGTTCTGAATTAAAGCAACTCGGCACTATACCCACTAAGAAAGACCTTACATAACTGCAAAATTTGATTTAGGTGTATTCATTTATGTCACATCAGAGAAAACTGACAAATTCAAGTTTTTCAactattgtattttatttttcaacagGTTGTAAAACAGATGGAACAAAAGAAACTACAGCAAGGAAGTCCTCCTGCAGGACCAGGTGGAGAACTGAAAATCCAACCCCGTATGTGTCTTTCTGTGTAGATACACAAACTTTAAAATAAGATTTGCAATGTAAAAGTCATTACCTccatattttctgttaaaactATTAACTTAATGTAGCTTTAATGACTTCTGAAGAGAGGTTCACTAACCTATTTTTCAGAGGAAAGTAAGTACTAAGTACTCCTGAAATCTCACTGCTTTTAAGTCCATAGTAAGAAATCACAGTTCTAGCACAAGGAATGCAATGGGCAGAGAAGGAGGATTATGTTGTATTAGTCTGAAATACTGAGATCTAGAGCATCAAGGGAAGAACAGGGACATAGAAAAGGTCCCATGATCTATGGCTGCACTGCAGCCTCAGACTGCAGAACAAAtcaaagcatttaaaatccTCAGTGGCCAATTTACCAGCAATTGGATGTAGCACGACACAAGAAGTTAGCCTTGGGCAGTGTGAATGACCAATTGCTTCAACACCCTCAGGAAGAGGCAGTGGCATAATAAATCACTGCATTTCATCACTAGTGGCAGCAAAAGTCAGGTATATATTAGCACTTCTTATCCATAGCAAATTGCCCAGGTTTCCTTTGTGCTTTTTGTCCTttgggctctgctgccccatGCATCCTAAATTAGCCTTTTCTTGTCTCTAGAAAGATTGAAAGTATGCTGGCTTTATTGGCTTCATGTGGTGATATGATCAGTGAAGCTCAAGAACTTCTTGACATTGATGTCAAATATAAGCTTCAGACCTATCTAGGCAGCCTTTTGAGTGCTAGGAGCTCTTAACTGCTCCTGCAGGGCCAACAGTGGGATTTCAAACCTCAGGAGCTGTGATTACAGCTTACCTTGTTGGGCACTCTGAAATTCTGCCTACTCAGTTCTGTGCAGGGATGAGATTTCAGAACCTATTGAACTCTGCCTTTTACTTGCTTTGAAACTCTCTGTAGGTAACTTCATTTTATGATCCTTCATTCCAAGAGCCTAATTTCCCCTCACCTTCAGTAAAACCACTGTGTGTAATTGCAGATGATACATCTTTCAATACTGTCAATATTGTAGCATCGACTGTTCTTAACACATGTATTGTTTAATGTAAAATTATTCTGTAAAGTCATTCAATTAGGTGTCATGAGAATTCATTATATTAGTCAGAACTGGTCACTACTCATTCACTGAATCAAGGATGTCCAAGTAGACACTACTTTAAATCTGTAGgccactggggaaaaaaatccagaaatggAGCTGCATGTTCTGAAATCTTCATCAAACCATGAAAATTAGTATTACTTAAATGTAGGCAAAGAGAGAACATTGGAAGTACTGATGCAGTGAGGAGTAACATACAGGAGCAAGttgttaattatttctttttcatgcttCCCATAGTGGGATTAAAGGCCTCATAAAATCatgatttatttcagaaaaaacaaTGTGTTTAGTGAGGATATTTCACAGAAAGCAGAAACAACTTATAATCTAAGATGTAACACTGACTAATAGTGCAGTCTGTTGGGTCTCAATCCAATTTCATTGTTAGGCACACAGAAAACTCTTTATTCCACTTATAAACCAGAAAATAGATTTCGTTTGAGTGTCCCTGTGCTAGAAACTTTCATTTGGAGAATTTTCACATTTGTGTCCAGTTTACTGAGAAGTTACAAAGAGTTCTCTActtgttttccagctgctgaaCACAAAGCTGCAGATGCACCACAACACCCAGCAGGAGGAGATCAGCCTTTACCACCAGGACATGTCCAAGAACCAGCTGTCAGAACTGATCAAGTTCACCCTTAACCACTTGTGCCTCAACTTTATAGCATCTTTATTatttggggtgggaggggtgggggggacagGAAATCAGAGTGAAACATGAACTTTCTCCCTCAGACTGTAAAATCATCGGGAATGTTAGAGATGAAGTATCAGTcagatttgatttttaagttaaattaattttctctcaaGTGCTTCGGTAAGAAACACAAGGGGATCAAGGAGAGGCTATAACAGAGAAGGGAATTAAGGAAACCATTAATACTAAAGGTTTTTATGGCCAGGGGTCTGAGCAGTTGAACTCTCCCCTCATAAAGAAGGGGGAGATGTCTGCCATTCTGTGTTTAGGCATGAATCAGAATCTTCTCAGAGAGGAAACAGGGAACAGGCCTGGATGTTAAGTTAGCTCTAATTTGATGTAGAAACTCTTTCCAGAAATGCTGAAAAGCAAAAGATGGGGAAACAAGGACCGTAGATAAAGGCCTATTTCCAGCACTACCAAACCCTTTCTTCTTTGAgaccaaataaaaattaaatttcttaatCACAGAAAATTTTGCACTTTCTAAAATGTAAACACAGCAAAGCATTATGTGGAACAGTGAACATTTTTCATGTTTACAGAAACCTAAGAATTTCACTGAAAGCCTTCAAAAGGAATACTGTGCTTGTGTACTGATCTGAACCGTCCTCCTTGTTGAGATGAATTCTGTGTAGCAGTTAAAAGCTCAACTGGCCCTTGGGACAGCACTTTTGTCCCCATTTCTTTCATCAGATGCCAGCTGATCTCAAAATTTTGCATGTTATCAAGTAAGCTTTTTATGTTGATGGAAATATTGTGCAAACCAGAATAAGACTCACTGTCTTTTTCTGTGCAATTGTCCTACCTCCTACAATAAAACTAGATTTTTCCAAGTGCACCATGTGCTTCAGAGAGCTCTTGTCAGACATGAATCTGGGATTTGTGAAAGGTCTCACTGTTGACTCTTACGAGTCTTTCAGCAGTTGGAATAAGGCTAAGAAGTGTCTTAAGCCAGGGGTGCTACTTGATTGTATTATTTTGGTCTTGAACCAGGATAGGTCCCTAGTATTGCAAGCCAAGATTTTACAAGAGTAAGTTGATTTTCATGTCAGTTTTATTATAATGCTAAAAAGTTGTGCCAGTGTCCCTGCTTCTCATTCATTTCAAACTGAAACTATCCTAAAGTGTAAACCCTGTGTGGATTTCCTTGTTTGCTTGGGTTTtagtggttgtttttttgtttgttttgttttttaaacatggATTGTTCTGATTGTATAATGCTGGCTTTGGACGGATACACACACCTCTGCTAGCATACTTTACATTTCCTTCCTGTTCTGTGGCTAACTGCTGACAGTAGCATTAAAAGAGATATTCTGGGGCTCGAGCAAAGAAACAGAAGCATGCCTCTGTTAGAGAAATTTGTTCCTTTCAGAATAAGACTTGAATATTTTAGGCAAACTCAAAAAACCAGAGGGTAATTGCTAACATTTTGTATTGATTTTGGGAAGTTTCTCACTCTGATGAACTTTGGTTGATGGAAGCCAGGCACATTCCTTCCATGCTCAAGGCTTCTTTCATCTGACTTGGGCATGTTCATGTTCTCCACACAATGCAGCAGAACTCGGTGCCAGAACAGATTAGGTTTCTTTATCTATTTTATCCTGTTGTCATGTTGCATTTCCTTCACTTATACCACTCAATTTGACTTATTTCACCCtttcattttgttctttatGCAAGTAGTTGACATTTTTAGTTTGCAAAACCAATGTCTCCACTGTTTGTCATTTCTATGCAATTCTAAAAcagtttggttttgtctttgtcTGGAGATTAAAATATCTTTCAACAGCCTCATCTGTTTGCAAAGAGGCCCAGACATAGTTACAGCTCCATGAACTTTCTCTGGGCACAGCCTTGGCTTTGGGGTTGTAGCCTCATAATGGGTAACAGGGTGAGCAGGGAAACAGAGGGAATTATTCAAATGTCATGATAAAGGCGAGGGGAAATCTTACTGGGTTTTCCCCATCTCACATGAAAGTTTACAGAGGACAAGTGATACAGCCACAGATGTTTGTAGAGATTCAAGGACTGAAACCTTCAGTGTGAAGGCATTTTACCATACAAATCATTCCTTCAGGCTACTTCTGCCTCCTAAGATGCCATTAAATGTCACGATGGCTTTGTAATGTAATGGTCAAGCTTCAGTTTCAGTGCAGCCTCTTACATTTGATTGCAAGGTCCTGACTCTGCTGTTGGCAATTGTCCCCCTTATCCCATTTGCTTGGAAACATCCAGTTTTGTAAAAAATTGTTGTAACTTGGAAAGTGGAAAGGTATAACCACAGAGAAATAAGGGACTGGAATATCATGGGCACAAGTGCTTCTGCCTTTATTCTTGTGCTTTTCATTTAGGAGGTGATTACAACAAAACTGTATCTAACTTTATACAGACACCAATTCCACCACAAATATGCAGAGATTTGGTTTTGTACTTGGCTGGGATTTTGGTAGGAGATTAAGGGGTAAAATTTGGTTAATGTTGTACAAATTCATATCTCTGGTGcaatatatgtaaaaaaaaaaataaaaataaaagccccACTCTGTACTTTGTATAGATTAGTTTTTAACTGGATTAAACTGAAACTCAGCACAGTGACAGAGTGTTTAGTGCTTTATTTTTAGTGGGTGGGCAAGAGCTGGGTTTGTATTCATAGAATCAGAATGGCCTGtgttggaaggaccttaaagttcatctcgttccaaccccctgccgtgggcagggaaCCTCCcactctcccaggctgctctgagccccatCCAGCCGGGCCTTGGatactgccagggatggggcacccacagcttctctgggcaacctgtgccagggcctcaccaccctcacagtaaagaattcttctcaatatttaatatctaacccaatatctaatctaatCCTGTCCTCTttagtttgaagccatttcccccttgtcctgtcactacatgtccttgtaaaagtctctctccatctttctcaCAGGCTCCCTTCAGGCAGTGAAAGGCCACAGCTGGGTTACCCTGAAGCCTCCTTAGGAGTCCTTCCTGTTTGCCCTCTGCTTCTTGCCTTCTGGAAAGAtgtgaattta comes from the Taeniopygia guttata chromosome 5, bTaeGut7.mat, whole genome shotgun sequence genome and includes:
- the NUCB2 gene encoding nucleobindin-2, producing MKRLSVLSQQCLVLMTCLLMALEAVPIDIDKTKVKAEGHVEGEKVENPDTGLYYDEYLRQVIDVLETDKHFREKLQTADIEEIKSGKLSRELDLVSHHVRTRLDELKRQEVARLRMLIKAKMDSVQDTGIDHQALLKQFEHLNHQNPDTFEPKDLDMLIKAATSDLENYDKTRHEEFKKYEMMKEHERREYLKTLDEEKRKKEESKFEEMKKKHGDHPKVHHPGSKDQLKEVWEEADGLDPNEFDPKTFFKLHDVNNDGFLDEQELEALFTKELEKVYDPKNEEDDMVEMEEERLRMREHVMNEVDINKDRLVTLEEFLRATEKKEFLEPDSWETLDQQQLFTEDELKEFENHISQQEDELRKKAEELQKQKEELQRQHDQLQAQKQELQQVVKQMEQKKLQQGSPPAGPGGELKIQPPAEHKAADAPQHPAGGDQPLPPGHVQEPAVRTDQVHP